The genomic region TGATATATTAAGTAATAGTTAATAAACCTTATGTTGAGACAAACTGGAATTTATAATAGTCAAATTAATATTAAAAATTAGTTATAAAAATTTATTAAGTTAGTTTGTAGAGTTTCTGGAGAGTTAACCTTGGAACATAATACCCGCAAATGTCCTCTGAGAAAGTGAGATACACCAGAGAGTGTCCACCCCACGTGCTCATCAGCAAACGGCTTAAGTATCACGTTCGTGTTCACGAGGTTGACCGCGTCCCTCAAGGAACAATACATGACCATGATGACCAATAACTTGAGGTCCCTAGGAAGTTTCTCCTCGATCCTTGGCCTTATCATCTCGATGACTGTAGGAGGAAAAGGGTTTCCCGGACGGCATATCCTCAAGTGGTTGAACTAGCATAACGTATTGGGGACGTTTGGTGATTTCTGTATTCATAGTATGATGTCCGTTTCCCCGACTAAAGTATTACTGATGTTCTTCAGTAACGAGAAAGATCTCAAATAATTATTCATTGAATTTCTCTCACTATAGACACTCTCTTGAGTATAGGGAGTCGCCGTGCGACTGTGGTAAGAGGAGAGGTTACGATAAGCGGTGGAGAGTCGAGATCGTGATATCCGCGATCAAGAGTATGTTCAGACGGGATAAAGATGAGTGGCATCCTCCACGACTGTTCTCCAGAAGTTCCGGCTCTACCCCTACATAAGAAGGCCAACTTCCTCAGAGAGATCCACGCGATTAGCATAGCGTGACATAACCTGCGAATCAAATTATCTAGGCGAAATTTTATAAAGCAAATATATAATCTGTCAAGAGAAAATTCATATGATACATACTAACTCCGACACTTTCTTGAGAAGACTTTGTCTGATTCTTTCCTTAAATGAAGAGATTAAGTATCCTTATAAAGAATCTGAGCTGAGGTGGAATGAATTTTTGTATTAAGGCCATCTCCTTATTAGTTATGATTCCAAGAAACTTCAATCCTAGAATAATCACAAGTGCCCCAATCACCCAGGAGAAGAGGGAAATCGAAGAAAGAGATATCAACAAAATGGAATATATAGTCTTTCTATCGAGTGTTATTATTCCCTGTTTTAGGGAGAAAATTACATAAAGAATACTGGTTACTATGGCATTCCCAGCCTGGGCTATCCCCGCACCCAAAATCCCCATTCGCGGGATCAGGAGGAAGGAGACCAGAACCACTTCAATGGCGCTCGCGCTCCCAATTACCAGGAAGGGTCTGTAATTCTTGTTGAGTGCAATCAAGAACGTTGAGAGAATTTGAAAGGGCATTGTAACTGTAATGAATAGAACTAGGATCTTCAACACCTCGACTCCAGGTGAATACTCAGGGAAAAGCTTGAGAACTAGATATGGGGCAATTGCGTAACTAGATACCCCTAGAAGAAGGGAGAGGAAGGTCAAGAGTCTAAAGGCACCGGAGGCCATCTCCCTCATCTCGACGCCCTTAGTGTAATAGTAGGTAGAGGAAGGTAGTAGGGCAGAGGTCAAGGACCAAATCAGCGTATTTGGTACAACAGAAATCAATGCTACCAATTGATAAATACCTAGACTATACGATCCCAGTAAAAATGCTGTAACAACTCTATCCCCTTGTCCGGAAATAAAAGACACTATTCCTGACAAATAAATTGGAACCCCTATCTTGGCTATTTCCTTTGCAACCTGAAAATCGAAGTGAAATTTAAACGGAAGATAGTGGTTATAGTAGATAACCCTTACCAGGGCACCTAAAGTCCAAATTAGGATCAAGAGTGATATGCTGTGATAAAACACTGCGACCGAGGATATCCCCCATCTCGTTACGGTAAAGATAACGTTGCCTAAATTCGTTTCAGAGAACTTTCCCAATCCCGATAAAATCTGATATTGATAAGTGGAAAATAAATATAAAACAAAGTACGGTATTGACAACCATACGTATGAGGGAAATAGAAACAGAAAAAGGAGAAAAGGTGAAACCAAAAGGGAGTACGAGAGTGAAGTAGAAACTACCTTCCTATGGTCCTGAGAGGAGGCATATTTATGTGAGATATCCCTCGTGACAAGATTGAACGGTAGTAAAGCAAAGAACGATCCTGTAATAGTCTCTATAAGCTGTATTATTGCTACCTTCCCAACAAATGACGGACTAGAAAAATGGGCGACAATGAGAAAGAACAGTAGAGCGGTGATTGAGTTTAGAAGTGTAGTCGCTAGAAACTTCAATGAACCAGTTAATGGATTCATGATCTTAAACTGATATATCATGGGGATTCAAAAGATTTTTCTTCTGCCTAGTTGCACGTCCAATAGTACCGCAAAATTATGCAGAGGGTATGAGAGGTTTGACAAATCTCCACTTTTACCTTGCCTAGATAGTGTATCTAGAGAGAGTGTTAGTAGTGAGAAAAATTCAGTGAATAATTATTTGAGATCAGTCTAGTTAGTGAAGAGCTTGAGAGCTGCTTAAGTTGGGGAAACGGCTATCATACCATGAAGTCCAACACTCTCCAACAACCCTAACATGTGATGATGCCCGTTTCCCCACTTGAGGATATGCCGTCCGGGAAACCCTTTTCCTCCTACAGTCATCGAGATGATAAGGCCAAGGATCGAGGAGAAACTTCCTAGGGACCTCAAGTTATTGGTCATCATGGTCATGTATTGTTCCTTGAGGGACGCGGTCAACCTCGTGAACACGAACGTCATCGTGAGACTATTCGTCGGTGAAAGGGTGAGGAAGTCTACGTTATTCGACATCATAGAGAAGTTCGCGAGGGTCAGGAATGACCTGCTCAGGGAGATGACCAAGGAACTTGAGGCTAAGTGCAGGCAGAGTTACTTGCCGTTGAGCGCATTATACGAGGGAGTTGAGTGGCTAGTGGACTCGTTCCTTCTCGACCTTCCACCAGGGAAGACTAGCCTAGAGCTGGTCCTCGAGAAGTTAAGGCTGGACTCTATGGACCTGGGCCCTATCGCGAGGGTGATTGCGTTCGCTGGGGCATGGCTTAGGACTAGGAGGAGGTTCGAGAGAACCTGAGCCAAGAAGTGGTCGTGCTCTTACTTTGGGTTGAAGCTCTTCCTGCTCGTCTCCACTGGTCTCTTCGTCCACGGACTTGAGGTCGAGTTAGCTAACTTCTCCGACGCGAGGTGCAGGCTGTCAAGGAAAGGCTTGAAGCTCGTGGACCGCGGGTTCAGGGAACGTGGATCCTTCGTCCACCCACACGGGAACTTCAAGTACCCACGTCCCTTCGTGGAGTAGTTCGGGATCTTCCTGAAACACTGGAGACCCTACGCCGAGACAAGGGTGAGGAACGAGGCCTTCCTTTACGCGATAGCTATCACGTACAACATGATCCACTTCGTCTCAATCCAGCGCAGGACTCCGCGTCACTTACGCGCGGTTCAACTCCCTTGACGCGTATGTGGACGAGGGGTTAGGCAAAACTGTTCGTGATATTTTTATTTCTAGTAAGAGATACAAACCAGGTTAGTTAATTTAACCTTAGATCTAGGTGATAACTTGAGATGCAGGGTTAATTTTATGCTTTATATTGAAACAAGCCGAATTTTGCAAAATCCGGACACTCTCTCGTGAGGGAACTTAAGCTCGTGAGGAATGTTGAGGAAGGTAAGGCGATCCTCTCCTCGCTCAGCGAGCTCGTAGGAAAACACTACGCGAAGAGGGCGAAGCACCTCCTTGACGCGTCCAACAGATATACCGCCTTCCTGAACTTCCCGCGCGAGGTCAGGCACTACATCTACACTAACAATACTTCCGAGAGCTTCAACCCCTATCTTGACGTAGTTCGACAGGACCTAGGAGGTTACTTCCCCTCGTCCCAACTCCTCGACACCTACGTCGTTGCCATAATCCGAAACAACTCGTGCTGGAAATCTAGTCCTGTGTCACACATCAGGCACCACTCCTATCACCTCAAGCGGCTCCACGCTTCTCGCTTCCAGGTGATGGATGATGAAGGCTTATAAGCCGGGTTCTTTATATTTTTCTAATACAACAATCTTGGGTAGCCCCACTAATAACTTTTTAAATTGAATCCTTAATAATATATTGTATGCTATCACTTAGGAATTTTTTCTTAGAATTCAGCACTAAAAAGCAAATATTAATACTTATATCTATGTTTTTAATTGAGAGTACATTTTTATGGTTGGTCTTAGAAGGTAGAATAGTCGTATTTTCTGATACTGGTTTTCCAATAAACCCAGTAAATGCATTAATTACCAATTTATATTATTGGAATTGGCCTGCATTCCCTGGTGGAAGTACATATGCCGGATCTTATATTGAAGCTTGGGCAGTGGCTTCATTTTTTTATCTAATGTTTAAAAATACAGGATTATCACAATATTTTACCTTATTAACGTTCACTTATATCTCGTCTATCGGTATTTATTTCATTGTAAGTTTGATTTTAAATAGTGAAAGAAATTATTTAACTTACTTTAGTGCTTTAGTGGCCGGATTATTCTATGTGATTTCTCCTATTTACACCTTTGATTTTGTCAGTAATTTAAGCGGATATATATATTCTTATTCTATGTTTCCCCTATTCCTATACTTCGTTCTCAAATATATTAACAGTGATAGATGGGTATCCTTAACTTTATTAGGATTTATTACGGCAACGATCTTATTTAGTCTTGGTATTTCTTTTGGAACACCTCCAATTCTATGGTGGGAGCTGGTTACATCAATAGTAATTTTGATAATATTATCAATATTTAAAATAATAAAATTTTATATAAAAAATTTTTAATTGTATTAATAACTTTAATTGTCTCATTTATCCCCTTTGTATTTTCCTATTTTAATAACATAAATAATATAGCCTATTCAGTTACACATAGTACCTTTGATGGTAAGTCATTAATTCAGTATATTCTACAAAACACCTTTTTAATTATGAGTATAAGAAATTATGAATTTTCATACTATACAGCAGAATACTCATTTACATTAATGCAAGGTGATATGATATACCTCCTTCTTCTCCCGTTTGTATTGATATTAGTAGCTATAATAAGTAGTAGAGATCACAAAATAACGAGACTCTTATCATTCCTTTTTTTGTATGAATTAATTATAGAAATTTTTGCATCCGGCCTTATTAATCCTCTTATCATTACAAATATAATAAATAACTCAGTTACCGTCGGTATCGCATATTCTTTTCAAAACGTCTACAGTTTATATCCTCTATCATTAGTTTATTCCATACTTTTTGGTCTTTCATTTTATTATATTTTATCCAATATTCGCCGAATTAGACAAAGAATGGCAATTATTTTTTTGTTTGCTCTTGTTTTTATCTCAATAATGACTCCTATCTCAATAAGGCCTCCTATTAATACTTATTCTGCATTTGGATATCCTAATGTAACTTCCTTAACACCAGTTATACCACCTTTAGTACAATTGACTGAATTTCTTAACTCTCAGCAGGATTCATTTAATGTTTTAATTGCTCCAGTACAATGGGCAGCCTATGCATATAACAATTCCGTTATAATATCCAACCCGGTAATTTTTGGGAGTATGATTTTACCTCCCTCAGAAAAAATTGTTGGCGGAGTAGGTGGATTAGTTGATCCTATTTTGACTTATTTTCCAAACTCAAAATATAACTTCACTAATTACTTTTTGTTACTTGGTATTAAGTATGTAATAGTGAATACTCATGCCTATCCTGGGTTTGGTGCAGTTTTAAATCCTCCATATGCTAATGGATTCTTTCAGTCATTAAATCAGTTTAATATTTCTGGAATGGAGAACGTACTTAAGAAAGAAGGTGCGGTACTAGTAGCAAATTACTCGTTATTTGAGGTATATCAGCTAGCTAATAACGTAAATATTATATATGCATCTAATGGAATACCCTATAATTTCTCATCTACTAACGCTACTAATAACTTATTCTTTCTTTATGCAAATAACACATTAAAGGTTTACAATACTAGTTTGGTATGTAACGAGGTAGAAATAAATAACATAACCACTCAAAATGTCCATGTAAACTATCAGTATATTAATCCAGATCTATACCTAGTTCATATAAATGCATCAACTAAATTCTATCTAATCTTTGATCAAGGATACTCAAAGAATTGGTACTTAATATATCCTAATGGTAGTGTTAATAATGACCATTATTTAGCAAACGGATATTCTAATGCCTGGTTAATACCAAGGGGAAGCTATAATATTAAAATTGAATATATACCAGAATTTCCGATATTCTATTATGAGAAATTTATTTACTTCTCAATGTTTTTTATAATATCTATATTACTAGTAATAAAGAAATTTATTAAATATACCAAATTCAATGCTTAACTATTAAAGACCATCTTTTAAAATGTTATACAGAACTTTTTCTTGGCTAATTAAAGTTATTAAATCTTGGTAATAATTCTATGCTATCTTATTCCTAATCCGTATATTCATTCAGAAAATCCTGGGGTCTGATATAGCGTGTATCATCTGAATTTGCTCATAATATATTATGTATTTGTTTCATAAAATTTTGCCTAGGTCATTTGATTCCCAATCGTGTCAAGCCAAGCGGACTGCATGGACCTCTCCCACGATGGAGTCAGCTTTGTTTCTCATGAGGTGGTAGAGCCAGAACTTCAGGAGGGAGGCCATTCTCTGGAGGACGTTCCTAGCCCTTATCCCGTCGCCGAACATCCTCTTGATAGCGGATATCACGATCTCGACTCTCCATTGCTTGCTGTATCCTCTCCTCCTACTCCAATCGCGCGACGACTCCCTATACTCTAGGATCGTGTCCCTCCTCCTTGGGTTAGCCCTACCAGAGTTGGCTGACTTCTTCAGGATCACGACATCGTGGACTAGGTTGTAAATCCTGTTGGAGTCGTATGCCTTATCACCATAAAACTTCGCGATCTGCCCGTCTTCCTTTCGAATTTTCCTGATCACCTTGACCGCAGAATCAACCTCAGAGTTCTCGACCTCAGCCTTCACGACCCTCGTGGACTTGGAGTCAACGTCAACCGCGACCTTCAGGAACTTCCCCCTCCTCTTCCCTCCATATCTCGCCCTTATGTACCTACCTCCCTGCTCGACACTTATCCCCGTCCCGTCGCTCACGAGCTTAATTTCGTCCTTTACCTTCTAGAAATTCAGCGACATCTTCCTCAACCTCAGGTGTATTGTCTTGTAATCTAGGTATACCGGAATTATCCCCATATCGTGGAGCACCCTCAATATCCCCTCAATACCCCTGTACGTGAAGAACACGTAAAAGAAGGCTAGGAACTCGTTGAACATCACGGGCACCCTATACGGCCTGGTCTTTGCCTCCCTGTTGTCCTCCTCGAGAAGATCGTACTATTGCTCAAACATGTAAAACGGGAACATCATCTCGTACCTAGTCACGAGATTCTCGTCGTACTTCGCCTAATCCCTGGCGTATCTCCTTTTCTCGGAGGACATGACTATCGTGGGTATTACACGTCTTTGACGTTAACTTTGCAGAAACTAGAGTGTGTCCAACAATATCGCTAAATTAGACAAAATAATATTTAAGGGTCAGGACGGGTTTATCACGTGAGCAGACGTGAAGAGGAGCGTACCTCTTCCCGTCCTGATCCACGTAATAATTTACCTTCTCCAACTTAATAATCTTAAGCCCAAGTTCTGGTCGGTCGAGGAGTTGGGGGAAGTCTTGGCTGGTTATTTCCTCGGGCTCTCGCTCAGGAGGTTCAGGGTCCCGAGGAGTACTGTTCATTACTACTGGAGGAGAGCAACAAGGGTGACCCTGAACCTCCCCTTGACCGGGGAGTACGCGGTTGACGAGGCCAAGGTACTTCTGGCGAAGGAGGTGATGTATTACCTATGGGTCTTGAGGGACGTTCACACGGGATATCACGTTCTTTATGGTCACTGAGGCCAGGTCGGGCCTCGACGCGATAATCCTCGTGAAGCGAGTGAGGCAGGTAGAGTTGAGGGTGAGAGGGAAAATCCTCAGGGCCAAGTACATGACAGCCTCCTCGCGTACAACGTCCTCTCGATAGCGGGGTTCGACCACGAACACGTAACCTTTGGGATTAGGAACAGGGTTGAACAGGTTTTCAGGACTGCTAAGCACAGGCTCTCTGGAATGGACTTCCACTTCCCGTGGAACGCGAGCAAGAGGAGTCTTAAGTCGTGGTTCTCCGCCTTCTTCACGGTCCACAATCTCTTGGAAATTTGGAGGGAGAAATAAATTGTTGCACACACTTAGTTATGAAAATGGTAATATTTTTGGTTTCCCGCCTGAAGCGATTCGATGGCCAGACTAAAGCGGTATTAAACTTTACCTCAGGATTGTTAAGATTAAACATGGATGTAACTATAGTTGGTTACTATATACGTGAAGACATAAAGAGGGAAGTAACTCAAAAACTAGGAATAAATATATACAATATCTCATCAAATGACGAGACTCTCTTTGGTTTAGCTAATGAATACTATTTCGATGGAATTAGCAAAAAACTAATGAAAATAGTACACTCGCTACCCAAGGATATAATCTTAGTTTCAAATGATATAATTGTAAATACTATTAAATATAATAAGAAAAAGTATCCCATGATATATTGGAGCCAGGGTGCTATAGCTTCTTTATTTATGTGGCCACTTACCTATTCCAAGTCACCAACTTTGAGAAAGTTAGTAAATATGACAGCTCCAGTTATAAATTTACGGTTTTCTAATTCCGTTAAGCGATATCCCTGTGTCCTTGCAAATAGTAAAACCACAGGAAACATTATCTCCCTGTTTTACGATACGCCTCCTACTGATGTGGTTTATCCTCCTATCCACGTCGAGTATTATGCCCGTAAGGCCAAAACAGAGACTAATGAAGATGATAAATACGTTTTAGTATTCCTAAAAAGAGGATATCCCGCTAGTGTGAACGTTATCAAAAAGTTAGCAGAAAATGTTCGCATAAAAGTAGTTGGATATCAAATCGACAACGCAAAATCTTTCATAAATATATCTGATGAAGAACTTATTGACTTGTATTGTAATGCTTATGTTACAATTTATCCTATAACTTTTGAGAACTTTGGTTATATTCCAGTAGAATCAATGGCGTGTGGGACCCCGGTGGTAGCCTATCGTTTTTCTGGTGGTCCTTCAGAGACCATAATACACGAAAGAACTGGTTGGTTAGTAAATACTGAGAAAGACCTATATAAAAAGGCTCTAGAGATATATAAAAATGGGTATGATATGAAAATGAGAAAAGATGCGATAGAGAGAGCAAAGGACTTCTCTTATGTGAATTCTACTGAAAAATTACTTTATTATATTAAAAACTCTAGCCTCTAGGGCCTCAATTTTAGGCGTAGGGTGTATGGTTGGCCACCTAGTGAAACTGTACGTGATCCAGTATGTTTTCACGATCAGGCTAGAATACATTCACGTTAACAGAAAACCCTTTTTATGTCGGTCTTGATGAACTTTTTGTGATATCGATAGAGATTCCTGTTGTTCATGGTAAATACCTACATGATGTTCTCGAGTCTATTCGCTCCCAATCCTATCAGGACTACGAAGTTATAATTGTGAACTCAGGATCAGATCAAATATCTGATTTAATAAGACAATATGGATTTAAAGAAATCAGGAAGAGTACTAAGCTCCTGTATGCGAGATACCTGGCTCACATGAACTCCAAAGGAGACTTCTCCCTTCTCCTAGACGAGACTAGATATCTAGGAAAAGACGCTTTGTTAACGTTATCTTCTCTAAGGCGAGATATGATAATTATTCATGAAAGGGAAGTGGGAAACTCGATTTGGATTAGACAAGCTCAGTTAGATAAGGACAACATTATCTACTGTAATCCCGCTGATGCAATCAAGGGATTTGCCTTGCCAAGATATTTCAGGTCCGAAATACTCTCGAGGGCCTTCGAAGCCCTTGAAAGCAACCTTAAGGACAAATTTTATGATGTGATATTCCCTGATCATGAACTAATATACTATGAAGCCTCTAAGATCTCTACCGATGTAAATATTGTTAAAGAACCTTTCATCTACCATTACGGAGACTCCTCTATTCTGGACATTGCTAGAAAATATTATAAATACGGTAAGAGCATCAGAGTGGTAAAAGGAACACTATATGAAAACTTCTTCTCCACGAAGAGAAAGGTTAGGAAGATTTGTCGGGGATCACTTCTCGATAGAGTTGGGGTATATGGACTGTATTTAGTAAGGGGTATTCCATTTATTTTGGGAAAGTATCTTTAAGGGTTACAGACTTAGAGGAACTCCAGATTAAACAGAACAAAATTCATGGAGGCACGTCCCCAGGTTACTTCATTCTTTTTACCTTCTATCTCTACTAACCCCCGTGAGGCTTCTTTTCATAAATCATAGGGACATCTACCATCCGCAGGCGGGTGGGGCCGAGAGGGTCATCCTGGAGGTTGCGAGGAGACTGGCGAAGCGCGGGATTGACGTTTCCTGGTTGAGCGAATCCGTCAACACCTCACGCGATTACGAGGATGGGGTGAAACTTCTCCACGCCGGTAATCGTTTTTCGCTCCATCTTTACTCCTTGCTCCAAGCGGGTAAGTATGACGTTGTCATAGATAGCGTGGCTCATGCCGTTCCCTTTTTCTCATACCTGGTTAACAGAAGATCCATAGCCCTAGTTTATCACGTTCATCAGGAGGTGGTCAAGTATGAGCTTGACCCAGTCACCGCGACCCTCGTGAGACAACTCGAGAAGGGGGTTAAGAACTATCCTTGGATTATCTCTATTTCTCACACAACAAAGCGCGACCTAGTCTCCTTGGGGGTAGATCCCAGGAAGATAACAGTGATCCATAACGGGATTGACCACTCGCTTTATCAACCAGGCGAGAAGTCTCCCACACCCATGATCCTATGGATAGGCAGGATGAAGAATTATAAGAACCCACTAGACCCCATCAAGGTGTTTAAGCGACTTAAGACGAGGGCTACCCTGGTTATCGTGGGGAGTGGCGACCTTGAGGAGGAAGTAAAGAGGGCCACCCTCGGAGAGAGAGACATCATCTACCTGGGAAGGGTGTCCGAGGCCAAGAAGGTGGAGCTGTATCAAAGGGCATGGGTTACGCTGTCAACCTCGTTCATTGAGGGGTGGGGAATGACCGTGGTGGAGGCTAACGCCTGTGGGACCCCCGTTCTTGGCTACGCTACTGGCTCTCTCCCCGAGATCGTTGAGGAAGGGGTTAACGGGTTCCTTGTGGGTTACAAGGACTTGGATGGGATGGCTCAGAGGCTGGAGTACATGTTGAACGAGGATGTGATGAAGAGCCTTTCTAAGTCTAGCTACGTGAGTTCGCTTAAGTACGACTGGGATAAGACTGCAGATCAATATTATGCGAAAGTAAAGGAGGTTCTCCAGACCTAAACCTGAAGAGGTTTTGTCGAGTTAACTTGTGTGCCCATTTAACTTTTATTCAGTGTGATTGTCATCTAACTCAAAGAACTAGTCTGAGCGTGCATTATCCAAGAGTTCTCCCAGATCTCAAAGGGAAAAGATACGAGATGGACACGGGTCATTGCGTGAGTCAGAGACTTTCTATCCCTTATGTCTAGGCATTTCGAACGTCAAATACACAATCTTGACTAGGTCCCGAGTCAGTATCGAAAGTCTCTTTGAACCCACACCATGTCTCATGATATCTCTTATTGATGTCTCTATCTAGTCATCCTATAAAACCTTGAAAGCTTATTTACCGAGGCTGGAACTACACTTCATGAAAGGGCTTATCCTCGCGGGTGGACACGGAACTAGGTTAAGACCCTTAACTCACACTGGGAACAAGCACGCGATCCCCATCGCCAACAAGCCCATGGTCTTGTACGCAGTCGAGAACCTAGTGAACGCGGGGATACGCGACATTGTGGTGATCTTGGGTCCGCTCAAGGAGGGGATAAAGGAGGCCATTGACGGGAACTACCCCGCTAATTTCACCTACGTGGAGCAGGAACCCCTCGGGCTAGCCCACGCGGTCATGAAGGCTGAGAAGTACCTAGATGAGCCCTTCGTCATGCACCTTGGCGACAACCTCCTGCAGAACGGGATCTCCCAGTTCGTGAACAAGTTCCATGAAACCAAGGCAGACGCAGTGATTGGCGTAACTCCCGTGAAGGACCCGAGGCAGTACGGTGTCGTTGTAATCGAGAATGGGAGGGTGAAGAGGCTTATGGAGAAACCCAGGGACCCGCCCTCTAACCTGGCACTCGTGGGAGTTTACGTTTTCACTCCCGTGGTCCACGACTATACGAAGAGGCTGAAGCCGAGCTGGAGGGGAGAGTACGAGATTACAGACGTGTTACAGCTCATGGTTGAGGATGGTAGGAGGGTTGAGGTGGTTCAGGTGGAGGGATGGTGGAAGGACACGGGGAAGCCAGAGGACCTGCTTGAGGCGAACCAGTTGGTGCTGGACTCTCTTCACGGTAGCTTTAGACACGATCACGCGAAGATCGAGGGCAGGGTACAGGTCGGGGAAGGGACAGTCTTGAGGGAGAACGTCATAATTCGCGGACCCGCGATTATAGGGAAGAACTGCGTCATAGGGCCTAACGTATTCATTGGTCCATATACCTCGATCTGGGATGATTGCGAACTCAGTGATGTAGAGATAGAGAACTCGATCGTCATGAAGGGCGTTAAGATAAAAGGGGTTTCCAGGATAAGCTATAGTATTATAGGTAACGATGTGGTCGTTGAGAGCAGATCGGGAGTACCCAGGATCAAGCGACTCGTGGTCGGGGATAGGTCAAGGATAACGCTGTCAAGTTGAGACTTGATATACTTGTATATTCTAGGTATTTTGAACGTCGAACCACAGCAATCTCGGGCAATCCCTAAAGTTCTTCTTAGCATAGCGTTTAGGCAAAGAAACTTGAGAAACTGTGAGATTTTCCTTCGAGCCATCATGTTTTCAATATAGCAATTATATTTGGTCGTCGATGTTAGTGTGGTAAATATTGAATTGTACTGCTAAAAATTACTCTTAACACATTTTTAAATCAAGGTGATAACAAAAATCTGGGTTGATATTTTGGCAAGATGAGTTGGACTAAATTAATCCGTGATCTCATAGTATTGTAATGGAGTGGTCATGAAAGTC from Metallosphaera sedula DSM 5348 harbors:
- a CDS encoding transposase, producing MSDGTGISVEQGGRYIRARYGGKRRGKFLKVAVDVDSKSTRVVKAEVENSEVDSAVKVIRKIRKEDGQIAKFYGDKAYDSNRIYNLVHDVVILKKSANSGRANPRRRDTILEYRESSRDWSRRRGYSKQWRVEIVISAIKRMFGDGIRARNVLQRMASLLKFWLYHLMRNKADSIVGEVHAVRLA
- a CDS encoding oligosaccharide flippase family protein, which gives rise to MIYQFKIMNPLTGSLKFLATTLLNSITALLFFLIVAHFSSPSFVGKVAIIQLIETITGSFFALLPFNLVTRDISHKYASSQDHRKVVSTSLSYSLLVSPFLLFLFLFPSYVWLSIPYFVLYLFSTYQYQILSGLGKFSETNLGNVIFTVTRWGISSVAVFYHSISLLILIWTLGALVRVIYYNHYLPFKFHFDFQVAKEIAKIGVPIYLSGIVSFISGQGDRVVTAFLLGSYSLGIYQLVALISVVPNTLIWSLTSALLPSSTYYYTKGVEMREMASGAFRLLTFLSLLLGVSSYAIAPYLVLKLFPEYSPGVEVLKILVLFITVTMPFQILSTFLIALNKNYRPFLVIGSASAIEVVLVSFLLIPRMGILGAGIAQAGNAIVTSILYVIFSLKQGIITLDRKTIYSILLISLSSISLFSWVIGALVIILGLKFLGIITNKEMALIQKFIPPQLRFFIRILNLFI
- a CDS encoding glucose-1-phosphate thymidylyltransferase; translation: MKGLILAGGHGTRLRPLTHTGNKHAIPIANKPMVLYAVENLVNAGIRDIVVILGPLKEGIKEAIDGNYPANFTYVEQEPLGLAHAVMKAEKYLDEPFVMHLGDNLLQNGISQFVNKFHETKADAVIGVTPVKDPRQYGVVVIENGRVKRLMEKPRDPPSNLALVGVYVFTPVVHDYTKRLKPSWRGEYEITDVLQLMVEDGRRVEVVQVEGWWKDTGKPEDLLEANQLVLDSLHGSFRHDHAKIEGRVQVGEGTVLRENVIIRGPAIIGKNCVIGPNVFIGPYTSIWDDCELSDVEIENSIVMKGVKIKGVSRISYSIIGNDVVVESRSGVPRIKRLVVGDRSRITLSS
- a CDS encoding glycosyltransferase family A protein: MISIEIPVVHGKYLHDVLESIRSQSYQDYEVIIVNSGSDQISDLIRQYGFKEIRKSTKLLYARYLAHMNSKGDFSLLLDETRYLGKDALLTLSSLRRDMIIIHEREVGNSIWIRQAQLDKDNIIYCNPADAIKGFALPRYFRSEILSRAFEALESNLKDKFYDVIFPDHELIYYEASKISTDVNIVKEPFIYHYGDSSILDIARKYYKYGKSIRVVKGTLYENFFSTKRKVRKICRGSLLDRVGVYGLYLVRGIPFILGKYL
- a CDS encoding glycosyltransferase family 4 protein, whose product is MRLLFINHRDIYHPQAGGAERVILEVARRLAKRGIDVSWLSESVNTSRDYEDGVKLLHAGNRFSLHLYSLLQAGKYDVVIDSVAHAVPFFSYLVNRRSIALVYHVHQEVVKYELDPVTATLVRQLEKGVKNYPWIISISHTTKRDLVSLGVDPRKITVIHNGIDHSLYQPGEKSPTPMILWIGRMKNYKNPLDPIKVFKRLKTRATLVIVGSGDLEEEVKRATLGERDIIYLGRVSEAKKVELYQRAWVTLSTSFIEGWGMTVVEANACGTPVLGYATGSLPEIVEEGVNGFLVGYKDLDGMAQRLEYMLNEDVMKSLSKSSYVSSLKYDWDKTADQYYAKVKEVLQT
- a CDS encoding glycosyltransferase family 4 protein, with translation MKMVIFLVSRLKRFDGQTKAVLNFTSGLLRLNMDVTIVGYYIREDIKREVTQKLGINIYNISSNDETLFGLANEYYFDGISKKLMKIVHSLPKDIILVSNDIIVNTIKYNKKKYPMIYWSQGAIASLFMWPLTYSKSPTLRKLVNMTAPVINLRFSNSVKRYPCVLANSKTTGNIISLFYDTPPTDVVYPPIHVEYYARKAKTETNEDDKYVLVFLKRGYPASVNVIKKLAENVRIKVVGYQIDNAKSFINISDEELIDLYCNAYVTIYPITFENFGYIPVESMACGTPVVAYRFSGGPSETIIHERTGWLVNTEKDLYKKALEIYKNGYDMKMRKDAIERAKDFSYVNSTEKLLYYIKNSSL